The nucleotide sequence CGAAGTCCTTGAACTCGACCTGCACGTTGCCGCCGCCGACGCCGCCGCCCAGGCCGGAGTTCACCGGCACCGGGAACTGGCCGCCGGCCAGGAAGCTGGCCTGATGGCCGTTGAGCGTCACCAGGTTCGGCTCGGCCAGGATCTTCAACAGGTTGTTTCGCCGCAGCGCCACCAGGACGGTGTTGAACCGGCCGCCGGCGAAGGTCCCGAAGACCGTCGCGGCCGTCCCGATCGCCATCGACCGCGCGTCGACCTGGGAGATCTCGGGGTTGAAGGTCGTGCGGCCGATCTGGCCGGGAACGTAAGCATTGCCGGCGATATTGCTGCCGAAGAGGGTGGAGAACTCGGGGATGGAGGCCAGGAAGTCGGCGCCCACCTCGCGGAAGGCGGTCCGGTTCAACTCGGCGACGCGGACCTTCAGCAGCACCTGCTGCGAGGTCGGTACGCGAATCAGGTTGATGACCTGGGTGTGGTTGGCGGCGATCTGGTTGGCCGTCATCGACCCGGGAGTGGTAGGCGGCGCCAGCGGTCCGCTGCCGGCCGCTGCGCTCAGGCCGCCGATCATGCCAGGACCCGCGCCGGCCATCTCCATCCCCATCGCGCTCGGGCCCGAGGGGGCGTTGGGATTGACCGAGCCGTCCGGGTTGAGGGGGGCTTCCTGGATGGTGCTCCGCGCATCTCCCACCTGGCCGAGGATCGCGACCCGCTGGACGTGGCGGATGTAGCCGTCGATCGCCGCGACGATCAGCCCCACCTGGGACGCGTCCCGAGCCTGCCCCTCGACGACGACCTTGTCGCGCAGCGGCGAAAGTTGCAGACGGGCGTCCGGGAAGAGCCGCTTCAGCTCGGCGTCGAGCGCGTCCAGGTCGGGGACGACGTGCAGCTCGTACTCGTACGTCTTGCCCGTCGCCGTGCCGACCATCAGGTCGGAGATCCCCAGCTTCTTGCCCAGCAGCCTGACCTGCCGGGGGCCGACCTGAAAGAAGTCGGCGACGGTGGGATCACCCACGGCCAGGAACGGCGAGGGCTTGTTCGGCTGGGCCAGATCCTCGTCGAAGGTCAGGAACCTCCCTTGCCCCACCTTGATTTCGATCGTCGCGCTGGGCGCGGCCGTCCCGGAGACAAAGGGGCCTTTCAGGCCTGACGGGGACGGCGGCGGCGGCAGCGGCGCGGCCTCCGGCGTGGCCGGCTCCAATCGCGGAGGAGGCGGCAGGGGGACGATGGGCCGCTCCGCCGGCGGCTCCTGAGCGACGGCCGTCCCGGCCAGCAGCAGAAGGACCGCCGCCGCGATCGGCCGCGTCGCCTTCGCCGCATCCCAAGGGCGGGTCGCCCAGCGGTTTATGCTGAGAGGATGGGTCATGAACGGGCCGCCGGAGGAAATGGAATAATCGGCAAGGTCGATTCGTGGTCTATTTCGGCGAGACCCCGTCCACCGCTTGAGCCTAATTTTCCGCCCTTGACGATCGGAGAACGGCCGCTTCACCCGCACGATCGGCAAACTCCTCCACTTGTCGATAACGCCCCGCCCCCGTAGTCTGGGGGCGGGAGCAGGCCGAATCGTCGGCCGACCGGCCCAGGGTCGCGGGAAGTCGGGAACCGTCTGATGATCAAACCGCTCGGGATTCGCGGGTTCGTGTTGATCGGGGCCTGTCTGGGAATCGCCGCGGGCGCGGAGCGCCTGGCGACGGCCGACGAGCCGAAGGCCGAGGGCCGGGGCCGGCTGGCCGACTACTTCGGCTTCCTTCCCCTGGAGCTGTACAAGCTCGACTTCCGGATCAACAACCTGACCCTGGCCGACCTCGACGGCGACAAGACCGACGACATGATCGTCGCCGACAACGCCCGCTCGCGGATCGACCTGTTCCTCTCCACCAAGAAGCCCGCCGACCCGGCCGAGGCCCGCCCGTTCCGCAAGGACGTCAACGAGCTGGAGCCCGAGAAGCGGATGCGGGTCGTGAACCTCCCCGTTGACCGCGAGGTCGTCAGCCTGGCCGTCGGCGAGTTCACCGGCGACTCCAAGCCCGACCTGGTCTTCTACGGCACCCCGGCCGAGGTCGTCATCCTCCCCAATGAGGGGAACGGCAAGTTCGGCGCTCCCAAGCGAATCAAGACCGGCGACGCCCTGGAGAGCACCAACGCCCTCGCCGTCGGCGACCTCGATCGCGACGGCCGCGACGACCTGGCGCTTCTGACCGAGGGCGAGTTGGTCCTGATCCGCCAGATCGAGCCCGGCGTCTTCACCGAGCCCGAGCGCTGGCCGCACACGGCGTCCAAGCCGAGCATGGTCAAGCTCCAGGACCTCGACGGCGACGGCGGCCTCGACGTGGTGATCCTCGACGGCGAGACCGACCACCCGATCCACGTCCGGTTCTCCACCCCGGAGAAGAAGCTGGGGCCGGAGCAGCAGTTCGCCCTGCCGGGCGTCCGGGCGCTGGCGTTCGGGCAGATCGACGGCAAGAAGGGCGTGGAGGTGCTGACGGTCGAGGAGCAGGCCGGCCGGGGCCAGGTCTACACCCTCGACGACGCCGCGCCGGACTCCGAGGACAAGTGGGGCCGGCTGGCCTTCTTCGGCTTCCCCAAGGGGAACGAACGCGGGCGGAGCCTGGCGGTGGGGGACGTCGACGGCGACAAGAAGAAGGACGTCGTCGTCACCGACCCGGCCAACGCCCAGGTCTGGGTCTACCGCCAGTCGGGGACGACCGGCCTCAGCAGCGCGGAGTCGTTCCCCAGCCTGCTGGGGGCGAAGCAAGTCGCCCTCGCCGACTTCGACGGCGACGGCCGCAATGAAGCCTACATCCTCTCCGAGCAGGAGAAGCAGATCGGCGTCAGCCGGTTCCAGGACGGCCGGCTGGCGTTCCCCGTCGTGCTGCCGACCATCGGCGAGCCGGTGGCGATGACCCTGGCCGACGAATCCGGCAAGCCGACCCTCCTCTACGCCACGCGATCCAAGCCGGGCTCCGACGAATTCCAGGTCCGCGGCGTCCAGACCGACGGCCGCGGCGGCTACTCCGCGATCAAGTTCGCCGACGCCGACGAGGTGAAGATCACCGGCCTCTCCGGCGCGCCGACGGCCCTCCGCGCCTTCGACGTCGACCGCAACGGCAAGTCCGACCTGCTCATCTTCAGCGCCTTCGGCTCGCCGATCCTGCTTCTGGGCCAGAAGGACGGCTCGATGAAGCCGTTCGACGGGGGCCTCGGCCCGCTCGGCGGCGCGACGCCCGCCGGCGTGGGGGTGGGCGACCTGGACGGCCCCGGCGTCTTCGTGGCCCAGAACACCTTCGCCCGCAAGGTGCTGCTGGACGACAAGGGGCAGTGGCAGATCAAGGACCAGTACAACGCCTCCCGCGGCAACGCCCAGATCCAGGGCGCCGCGGCGCTCGACGTCACGGGCGAGGGCCGCAAGGACGTCGTCCTGCTGGACCGCAGCACCAAGTCGCTGCTCTTCCTGACCCCGAAGGACGGCGTCTACCGCCAGGCCGGCAGCCTGACGCTGGGGGCGATCAACTTCGACGGCCTGCACGTCGGCGACTTCGACGGCGACGGCCGCGACGACCTCCTCATCGCCGGCACCGACCGCTTCGCCGTCCTCCAGACCGGGGGCCGGGCGCGGAGGCTGAAGGCGATCGCCTCGTACGAGCCCAGGACCGCCGAGAGCCGTCTCGGCGACCTGATCGCCGGCGACTTCAACGCCGACGGCGTCGCCGACGTGATCTTCACCGACCTCGCCGAACAGGCCGTGGACATCGCCACCTACGACGGCTCCGAGGACCTCCTGCACGCCTTGACGTTCAAGCTCTTCGAACGAAAGTCCTACCGCGGCGGCTCCGGCCACTCGTTCGAGCCCCGCGAGATGGCCGTCGGCGACGTCGACGGCGACGGCCGCTCCGACTTCGTCGCCATCCTCCACGACCGCATCGTCGTCCTCCGCCAGGACCCCGGCGAGTCCCCCAAGAAGACCGCCGAAACCGCCTCCGCCCCCAAGTAAAATCAACAAACTAATGAAAAAAGGCCCTGCGCCGCTTTCATGGCGCAAGGCCTTTTTTCATAGCTCGAACGGCCTCGGATGCTAGAATTCACAGGTCGTCAAGGAAGCCGACACGAATTTACATCACTATGACACACGGATAAAAGAGTAAGGGGTCAGTCTTGAGACAAGATCGCCCCGAACCCAAACTCGTCCAGGTCTTCGGGAAGCCCAGCGTCGAATAGCCTCACATCGATGTAGTCTCTTAGAATTGTCTCAAGCGACTGAGATTCCCGTTCGACATGCTGAACGTCTAAGGTCAATAATTCTGCCAATGAATCGGGGTACGTCTTCGCATAGGAGAGGAATTCCGAGGCGACTTCGATACCCAAAGATTCCAAGACCTTCGCTACGATCGGAGGTACCAAGAGTTGGTCTGATCGCACGATAGCGCCAAACGCAGGTTGGGTGCGCTGCAATATGGCGTCAGGTTGAATTGTCAAATCTGTGTATGGCTGCATGCCGGCCGCTCCTGTGCTTTTATTGACAAGGCGGAGCAAAAATGAACCAACGATCTCGGGATGTAGCGAGGGTTTTCCCCGTTGCCGTGCATGTGCCGGATCAGCAATCGCCACGCCGTCTCCGAGGTCTGGAACCTCTTGAGCTTTCACATTGATTCGGCGTCCTCGAA is from Paludisphaera rhizosphaerae and encodes:
- a CDS encoding type II and III secretion system protein family protein, producing the protein MTHPLSINRWATRPWDAAKATRPIAAAVLLLLAGTAVAQEPPAERPIVPLPPPPRLEPATPEAAPLPPPPSPSGLKGPFVSGTAAPSATIEIKVGQGRFLTFDEDLAQPNKPSPFLAVGDPTVADFFQVGPRQVRLLGKKLGISDLMVGTATGKTYEYELHVVPDLDALDAELKRLFPDARLQLSPLRDKVVVEGQARDASQVGLIVAAIDGYIRHVQRVAILGQVGDARSTIQEAPLNPDGSVNPNAPSGPSAMGMEMAGAGPGMIGGLSAAAGSGPLAPPTTPGSMTANQIAANHTQVINLIRVPTSQQVLLKVRVAELNRTAFREVGADFLASIPEFSTLFGSNIAGNAYVPGQIGRTTFNPEISQVDARSMAIGTAATVFGTFAGGRFNTVLVALRRNNLLKILAEPNLVTLNGHQASFLAGGQFPVPVNSGLGGGVGGGNVQVEFKDFGVRLAFLPTVEDGETIRLTVDPEVSSIDFSLGTTLVPGGSPVPGLNVRRSHTTVELKQGETLAIAGLMQLTLDAQTQRIPGLGDLPYIGAFFSNTTNTRTEKELVVLVTPYLVEPMRPGQVPPTPGDEVNEPNDLEFFFMNRIEGRTGVDNRSTTKYDDPLHLVRPHLLERKYMNGPVGFSH
- a CDS encoding FG-GAP repeat domain-containing protein — translated: MIKPLGIRGFVLIGACLGIAAGAERLATADEPKAEGRGRLADYFGFLPLELYKLDFRINNLTLADLDGDKTDDMIVADNARSRIDLFLSTKKPADPAEARPFRKDVNELEPEKRMRVVNLPVDREVVSLAVGEFTGDSKPDLVFYGTPAEVVILPNEGNGKFGAPKRIKTGDALESTNALAVGDLDRDGRDDLALLTEGELVLIRQIEPGVFTEPERWPHTASKPSMVKLQDLDGDGGLDVVILDGETDHPIHVRFSTPEKKLGPEQQFALPGVRALAFGQIDGKKGVEVLTVEEQAGRGQVYTLDDAAPDSEDKWGRLAFFGFPKGNERGRSLAVGDVDGDKKKDVVVTDPANAQVWVYRQSGTTGLSSAESFPSLLGAKQVALADFDGDGRNEAYILSEQEKQIGVSRFQDGRLAFPVVLPTIGEPVAMTLADESGKPTLLYATRSKPGSDEFQVRGVQTDGRGGYSAIKFADADEVKITGLSGAPTALRAFDVDRNGKSDLLIFSAFGSPILLLGQKDGSMKPFDGGLGPLGGATPAGVGVGDLDGPGVFVAQNTFARKVLLDDKGQWQIKDQYNASRGNAQIQGAAALDVTGEGRKDVVLLDRSTKSLLFLTPKDGVYRQAGSLTLGAINFDGLHVGDFDGDGRDDLLIAGTDRFAVLQTGGRARRLKAIASYEPRTAESRLGDLIAGDFNADGVADVIFTDLAEQAVDIATYDGSEDLLHALTFKLFERKSYRGGSGHSFEPREMAVGDVDGDGRSDFVAILHDRIVVLRQDPGESPKKTAETASAPK